In Mycobacteriales bacterium, the genomic stretch GTCGACGACCCGGCCGCCTCCGACCTGGTGATCGCCACCTTCGACCACATGCACAACTCGGCCGAGGCCCGGCTGGCGGCGACCGGCGTCTGCATCAGTTATGCCGCCTCCGTGGAACCGGCGCACCGGGCCGCCTGAGATGACGACCAGCCGGCCGGCCGACTCGCCGCTCGGCTTCCGCCGCGACCTGCGGGCGGAAGTGAGCGATGGCGACGGGGTCTTCCTGTTCTCCGAACGCACCACGACGGTGCTGTCCGGCCGGCATGTCGTCGCCCTGGCCGCGCTGCTCGACGGGTCCCGGGACCGGGACGACGTCCTCGACGCCCTGCCCGGCGGCACCGACCGGGCGGGGGTGGCCGCGACGCTCGACCGGCTGGTCGAAGCGCGGCTGGTCACCCGCCGGCCCGCCGGCCCGCCGACCGCGCACGAGCGCGAGCATGCCTTCTGGGAGGCCGCCGGGCTCGACGCCGACGTGGCCGCCCACTCCGTACGGACCGGGGTGGACCTGCTCCTGCCCGACCACCCGAGCAGCCTGACCGACCCGGTGACCAAGGCCGTCCGGTCGGCGCTGACCGGCGCCGGCATGATGGTCCGGGCCAGCCGCGGGGGCCGGCCCAGGCCCGGCGGCTCGCTGTCGATCGTGTTGTGCGCGGACTACCTGGACCCCGAGCTGGCCGCGGTGGACGCGGCCCACCGGGCGGCCGGCCGCCCCTGGCTGCTGGCCAAGCCGATCGGCGACCAGGTCTGGGTCGGCCCGATCTTCCGCCCGGGCGAGTCGGCCTGCTGGCACTGTCTGGCCGAACGGCTCTGGCGCCACCGCGAGGCCGAGGCCTGCGCCCAGGCGGCCCTGGGCCGCTCCGGACCGGCCCCGCGCCCGGTCGTCACCACCCCGGCCCTGACCGGCACCGCCGGCTCGCTCATCGCGCTGGAGGCGGAGAAGTGGCTGGCCGGGCACCGCTACTCCGGCCAGGACGCCGTCCAGACGCTGGACGGGGTCGAGCTCGAGCGCGCGCGGCACGAGCTGCGCCGCCGGCCGCAGTGCCCGGCCTGCGGTGACGCCGACCTGGTCGCCGCGCGCGCGTACGAGCCGGTCGCGCTGCGCCCGGTGGCCCGGACCGCCTACCGCGGGGGCGGCCACCGGGCGGCCCCGCCCGAGGAGGTCTGGACCCGCTACCAGCACCTGGTCAGCCCCGTCACCGGGATCATCAAGGAGATCCTGCCCGATTCGGAGGCGCCGGCCGGCTTCCACTGCTTCCGCTCCGGGCCCAACGTCGCGGCCGGCGCCGGCGGCTTGATGAACCTGCGCCGCGGCCCGCGCGAGGACAGCGGGGGCAAGGGTGTCACCGCCGAGGAGGCGAGGACGGGGGCCCTGTGCGAGGCCGTCGAGCGGTGGTCGGGCACCTTCCAGGGCGGCGAGGCGCGCCGCCGGGCCAGCCTGCGCGACCTCGGGGACGAGGCGGTCCACCCCAACGACGTGATGCTCTACGACGAGCGGCAGTACGCCGGCCGGGCCGACTGGAACCCGCGGCACGGCTTGTTCCAGCACGTGTGCGAGCCCTTCGACGACGACGTCGAGCTGGACTGGACGCCGGTCTGGTCGCTCACCGGGGAGCGCCACCGGCTGCTGCCGACCGGGATGCTCTACTTCGGCGGCCCGGGCCCGGCCAGCGTGCGCGCCGACTCCAACGGCAACGCGGCCGGCAGCTGCCTGGAGGACGCGGTCCTGCAGGGCCTGCTGGAGCTGGTGGAGCGGGACTCGGTGGCGCTGTGGTGGTACAACCGGACCCCGCTGCCCGGCGTCGACCTCGACGCGTTCGCCCAGCCCTGGCTGGACGAGGCCCGCGACTCCTACGCCGCGCTCGGCCGCACCCTGGAGGTCCTCGACCTCACCACCGACCTCGGCGTCCCGGCCATGGCCGCGGTCACCCGGCGG encodes the following:
- a CDS encoding TOMM precursor leader peptide-binding protein, translated to MTTSRPADSPLGFRRDLRAEVSDGDGVFLFSERTTTVLSGRHVVALAALLDGSRDRDDVLDALPGGTDRAGVAATLDRLVEARLVTRRPAGPPTAHEREHAFWEAAGLDADVAAHSVRTGVDLLLPDHPSSLTDPVTKAVRSALTGAGMMVRASRGGRPRPGGSLSIVLCADYLDPELAAVDAAHRAAGRPWLLAKPIGDQVWVGPIFRPGESACWHCLAERLWRHREAEACAQAALGRSGPAPRPVVTTPALTGTAGSLIALEAEKWLAGHRYSGQDAVQTLDGVELERARHELRRRPQCPACGDADLVAARAYEPVALRPVARTAYRGGGHRAAPPEEVWTRYQHLVSPVTGIIKEILPDSEAPAGFHCFRSGPNVAAGAGGLMNLRRGPREDSGGKGVTAEEARTGALCEAVERWSGTFQGGEARRRASLRDLGDEAVHPNDVMLYDERQYAGRADWNPRHGLFQHVCEPFDDDVELDWTPVWSLTGERHRLLPTGMLYFGGPGPASVRADSNGNAAGSCLEDAVLQGLLELVERDSVALWWYNRTPLPGVDLDAFAQPWLDEARDSYAALGRTLEVLDLTTDLGVPAMAAVTRRPGSDRAEAMLGFGAHLDPRIAVRRAVTELNQLLPAVLGARPDTGFAPGDPDAVRWWQDPAAADEPYLHADRSGSPRRPADYGYRPGPDLTEDLRGLIGLLDARGLEVLVLDQTRPDVGLPVVKVLVPGLRPMWARFAPGRLFDAPVRLGRLAAPTPYDQLNPIPVFL